The Methanomassiliicoccales archaeon genomic sequence TCGTGGTCATTCGAAATGCAGCTGGCTCCACGCTCGATCCAAGTGCCGACGGTGTTACCTCAAAAATCGGAATCGATGCCACCAAGCCGTACCGTGCCGAAGGATTTGATAGGGTTTCCGTCGACTAATCCTTCATCCATTTGAGCAGTCCAGTATCAATCGTTTCCTCTCTCTTTGGGCCTAAGCTGATGATGCTGATCGGTACACCAGTGAACGATGAAATGAAATCAAGATACTCTTTCATTTCTTTAGGAAGTGCTTCATAGCCCTTGCGACAAATGTCAATGGTCCTTTCCTTCGGCCATTCTTCCCAACCATCAAACTCTCTGTAGACCGGTCTTGCCCTCTTGATTCGAGATATGCTCGATGGAAACTCACTTACAATATGGCCATCAATCTCATAGCCGATTGCTATTTTGATTTTCTTCATACCGCCAAGCACATCAATTTTCGTTATCGCAAGGGAGGTAATGCCGTTCAGTCTAATAGCGTATTTGACGATGACAAGATCGAGCCATCCACATCGTCGCGGCCTTCCCGTTGTCGTACCAAACTCGCCTCCCCTTTCAAGCAGGCGAGAACCTAATTCATCTCTAAGCTCTGTGGGAAACGGCCCAGAGCCCACGCGCGTCGTGTATGCTTTTACAACGCCGAGAACCTCATCAATACAGGTCGGCGGTACGCCAGCACCAGTGCATACTCCGCCGGCGACACAATTTGAGGACGTGACATATGGATAAGTTCCGTGATCAATATCAAGCATAGTACCCTGGGCACCTTCAAAGAGAACTTTCTTTCCTTTCTTGATCGCCTCATTGATAAGTACAGAAGTATCTGTAATATATTCCTCAAGAACGGACCCAAACTCGATTAGCTTTTTCATCATTTCCTCGATCGATGGTAGATTAGCTTCGCCATAAATGTTAAGGGTCCTCTCTTTAATTGGATATATGACTTCCAATTTTTCTCTCAGCGATTCTTCATCTAGAAGATCACAAACCCTAATGCCATAACGCGAGATCTTGTCTGAATAACACGGACCAATGCCGCGACCTGTGGTGCCGACACCTTTCGACCCTCGATGTATCTCTTCAGCCTTGTCAAGTAATTTGTGATATGGCATGATGACATGCGCCCTATCAGAAATTCTTAACCCTCTGACGCTACGACCGCTTTTTTCAATGGTTCTTATCTCTTCGATCAGTTCTTCTGGATCTATGACGACACCATTCCCAATAACTGAAATCGTATTCTCCCTAATAATCCCGGATGGAAGCAAATGGAGTTTGAAAACTTCGTGATCCAACGCTATAGTGTGCCCTGCATTGGTGCCACCTTGGAATCTTACTACAAAATCCGCTTTTCTGGCCAAATAATCCGTGATCTTGCCTTTACCCTCATCACCCCACTGAGTCCCGATCACTGCGAGTGTTGACAGATTCTCACCGATATTATGGATGACGATCTTGATAAAAAACATTTGTAAAAACTTGCAGGTACGTCAACGAACGACGACGTCTCCATCACTTAGCAATTTCATCAATCCTCTCCATGACTTCCTTAAGCGAAAGATCTGTCTTGATGCCCCGTGGAGAAAAGTGCGTTCTCGACGCTTTTCCAGATTTTCGCAATTCTTCGAGAACATCATTCAAAGGAGGCGGTGAAATCTTCATGATCGACGAGATCTCGTCTATATCATAGAAATAGGGCAATTCATCGATCTCTTCCTTCCAGATCTCGAGATACTTGGCACATCGATTCCTGCAATGAAGAAAATCGTGCGGAACCATTCGAGTGAGGAGCTCTTTGTCAAAGAGCTTCCCGATCCAAAGTGGGCCGATTTGCCTGAGATCATCAGTTGCCGGAAATTTCCGCTCCTTTGAATTTTCATCATAGCCGATCAATCCTAATGTGCGCAACGATTGATCAGCATATCGAGCACCTTCAAGAAACTGCGCATGAATCCTGAAATAATGATCCGCGTAGAAACAAAGGAGTGGTTTGATCCCTCTATCAAATTTCGCGGCTTCTCTGACAAGATGTCCAATCAAAATCCGCAAGCCTATTTCATGCCCAAACGCGCAGCGCAATGGTTTCGCTCCATACCTTCTGATGCATTTATCTGGGTAGGTACCAGCGAGTGGCGCCGTGTCCGTCGCAGTGATGCTAATAATGCCTCTTCGTTTGCACCCTTGGATCCCTGATTGAATGAAAAATACTGGCGAGCCAAATGGATCAATGTCGATGTAGTCGTATGTTCGTTCACAGAGGAGGATTCTTATGTCTGACTGGCAGGGAATACAATTTTTCAAGCCATTGAGTTCAATGTTCCTCTTGATGTATTCGAAAGCTTCCCTGCTCCTATCATTGATGATAAATTCGAAGTTCCCTGGAGACTCATTGGCTATTCTAATAGCTCTAACCCCCGTTCCTGCAAGTCCGTCCAGAGCCGTTCCTTTGAACCTCAAGGCTTCGAAGAACATAACGCTTATGTCCCTGCTAAAAGCGGCCTGCTGATTATAGAAGACCTCACCGACACGCTTACCAGGGCCTTTCAGCGTGTATTCTTTGGGAACGAGAACTCTTGTTTTCCCTTCTATAATTTCAACTGCAGGTGATATCTCACTCACAGGAGTTCTCCTTTCATCAACTTCATGATCTTATATGGCAACAGATTCCGATTGATTGGCGTTACTTCTAGAATCCTTACATCATCCCTTCTCCGTATGTCTTGGAGAAGGGGATTCCTTGATTTCTTGTGCAAGGTCAACAATAGAGGTTTTTCAATTTCCAGTGCCGCTTTAACAGCATTGACAAATTTTTCGCTTTCAACCTCCATTTTTCCAACCTCATCGATTACAACAACATCTGCAGTCTCACACGCTTTCAGTATCGCTTCAACACCGACTTCCTCCAAGGCGCTGAGATCGACGCCAAATTTCCCAACCATGAATTTGCTTCGAATCTCCGTACTCGCCAGTATTGCTTTCCGTTTTGTTTGCCAGTCGATTACATAAAAGCCGAGCCGCTTGTTATCTTCAATGATTGGTTCAGTGATCATTCCCCCTACTTTCATCTCACTGGCTTCAAGCATCTCGATAACTTTGAGAAGGGCGTGCGTTTTACCAGCGCCAGGTAATCCAGTAATACCAATTTTTATTCCCTTGCTCATTATTTCCACCGAAATTTCAAATATTATATCATACAACTAGGTAGTGAATGTACCAATCCGTATGGCAATTCAATGTTTATTATCTTTTTGTTGAATTAAAAAAGCTAAACGCCAGCATAAGCGCGGTCTCATAACGTTTCAATGATTTCTTTGATAAACATAAGCGGATAATTTAGTTCTTCAATATATTTCATTTCGGCAATAACTTTTACCTCATCAATTCTGATCACGACACTTACTTCTAGCATTTGCCCAGTGAGGGTCTGATAATCATACTCATTGCGCTTTTTTCTCAGACCCTTGCGATCGATCCTCACGCTCACCTCTTC encodes the following:
- a CDS encoding adenylosuccinate synthase, with protein sequence MFFIKIVIHNIGENLSTLAVIGTQWGDEGKGKITDYLARKADFVVRFQGGTNAGHTIALDHEVFKLHLLPSGIIRENTISVIGNGVVIDPEELIEEIRTIEKSGRSVRGLRISDRAHVIMPYHKLLDKAEEIHRGSKGVGTTGRGIGPCYSDKISRYGIRVCDLLDEESLREKLEVIYPIKERTLNIYGEANLPSIEEMMKKLIEFGSVLEEYITDTSVLINEAIKKGKKVLFEGAQGTMLDIDHGTYPYVTSSNCVAGGVCTGAGVPPTCIDEVLGVVKAYTTRVGSGPFPTELRDELGSRLLERGGEFGTTTGRPRRCGWLDLVIVKYAIRLNGITSLAITKIDVLGGMKKIKIAIGYEIDGHIVSEFPSSISRIKRARPVYREFDGWEEWPKERTIDICRKGYEALPKEMKEYLDFISSFTGVPISIISLGPKREETIDTGLLKWMKD
- a CDS encoding tRNA (guanine(10)-N(2))-dimethyltransferase, translating into MSEISPAVEIIEGKTRVLVPKEYTLKGPGKRVGEVFYNQQAAFSRDISVMFFEALRFKGTALDGLAGTGVRAIRIANESPGNFEFIINDRSREAFEYIKRNIELNGLKNCIPCQSDIRILLCERTYDYIDIDPFGSPVFFIQSGIQGCKRRGIISITATDTAPLAGTYPDKCIRRYGAKPLRCAFGHEIGLRILIGHLVREAAKFDRGIKPLLCFYADHYFRIHAQFLEGARYADQSLRTLGLIGYDENSKERKFPATDDLRQIGPLWIGKLFDKELLTRMVPHDFLHCRNRCAKYLEIWKEEIDELPYFYDIDEISSIMKISPPPLNDVLEELRKSGKASRTHFSPRGIKTDLSLKEVMERIDEIAK
- a CDS encoding NTPase, coding for MSKGIKIGITGLPGAGKTHALLKVIEMLEASEMKVGGMITEPIIEDNKRLGFYVIDWQTKRKAILASTEIRSKFMVGKFGVDLSALEEVGVEAILKACETADVVVIDEVGKMEVESEKFVNAVKAALEIEKPLLLTLHKKSRNPLLQDIRRRDDVRILEVTPINRNLLPYKIMKLMKGELL
- a CDS encoding dihydroneopterin aldolase family protein, translating into MTSRDELASKYFKCTKRERAAFEAGIKLGTIYHQFVGTPISSSNVESLERAIEDGVRVQPFVEEVSVRIDRKGLRKKRNEYDYQTLTGQMLEVSVVIRIDEVKVIAEMKYIEELNYPLMFIKEIIETL